Proteins encoded within one genomic window of Candidatus Brevundimonas colombiensis:
- a CDS encoding DoxX family protein, with protein sequence MTTTLLPAPQGRSRAAYRNIALWTLQGWIAMFFIAAGYAKLTEPMTNLINLMGWPAVAPENMVRGLGVVEVVLALGMLSPLISWRIGRPLLLTAATGLIVMETAMLAVHAINHDIALAAVNAVLLAFTVPVLLGRRRA encoded by the coding sequence ATGACCACCACTCTTCTTCCCGCCCCCCAGGGCCGCAGCCGCGCCGCCTATCGCAACATCGCCCTGTGGACGCTGCAGGGCTGGATCGCGATGTTCTTCATCGCCGCCGGCTACGCCAAGCTGACCGAGCCGATGACCAATCTGATCAATCTGATGGGTTGGCCCGCGGTCGCGCCCGAGAACATGGTGCGCGGCCTGGGCGTGGTCGAGGTGGTCCTGGCGCTGGGTATGTTGAGCCCGCTGATCTCCTGGCGCATCGGCCGCCCGCTGCTGCTGACCGCCGCGACCGGCCTGATCGTCATGGAGACCGCCATGCTGGCCGTCCACGCCATCAATCACGACATCGCCCTGGCGGCGGTGAACGCCGTCCTCCTGGCCTTCACGGTTCCGGTGCTGCTGGGCCGCCGCCGGGCCTGA
- the nhaA gene encoding Na+/H+ antiporter NhaA — protein MARRLTLDFLKTEAASGAALALAAVAALVVANSPWSADYFAWLKSYHIVQIGPIRLEETISDWIKEGLMAIFFLVVGLEIKYEIVRGELSDPRKLATPVLAALGGMAGPAAVYLLLSGAIGAPHQGWPIPLATDIAFALAVFGFVGRGLPSSLRVFLLTLAIVDDLGAIALIAVLFSEGTQWTPLLWAAAALIAGAVAAHSVRIPAPFWVLGFALVWYLTVLSGLSTSLTAVAFAMIVPIRPRADDGQSPLKEAIHDLHPWNAFLVLPLFAFAKAGVSFAGLTMDQAFAPLVVAIALGLFLGKQIGVFGAAWLASALKIGARPTDAGWMQVYGVSLLCGVGFTMSLFIGVLAFPGAVDSPEQVEVKLGVIGGSILSAVAAALVLGLAGRARRVDPVALKPEVEPQGPKTAEKLT, from the coding sequence GTGGCGCGCAGACTGACCCTTGATTTCCTCAAGACCGAGGCCGCATCCGGCGCGGCCCTGGCGTTGGCCGCCGTGGCGGCCCTGGTCGTGGCCAACTCCCCTTGGTCGGCCGACTATTTCGCCTGGCTGAAGTCCTATCACATCGTCCAGATCGGCCCGATCCGGCTGGAGGAGACGATCTCCGACTGGATCAAGGAAGGGCTGATGGCGATCTTCTTCCTCGTCGTCGGGCTGGAGATCAAATACGAGATCGTGCGCGGCGAACTGAGCGATCCCAGGAAGCTGGCGACGCCGGTTCTGGCCGCGCTGGGCGGGATGGCCGGGCCGGCGGCGGTCTATCTGCTGCTGTCGGGCGCTATCGGCGCGCCGCATCAGGGCTGGCCCATTCCGCTGGCCACCGACATCGCCTTCGCCCTGGCCGTCTTCGGCTTCGTGGGCAGGGGATTGCCGTCGTCGCTGCGGGTCTTCCTGCTGACCCTGGCCATCGTCGACGATCTGGGGGCCATCGCCCTGATCGCGGTGCTGTTCAGCGAGGGGACGCAGTGGACCCCGTTGCTGTGGGCCGCCGCCGCCCTGATCGCGGGCGCCGTCGCCGCGCACAGCGTGCGGATCCCGGCGCCCTTCTGGGTGCTGGGTTTCGCCTTGGTCTGGTATCTGACGGTTCTGTCGGGCCTCAGCACCTCTCTGACCGCCGTGGCCTTCGCCATGATCGTGCCGATCAGGCCGCGCGCCGACGACGGCCAGAGCCCGCTGAAGGAAGCGATCCACGACCTGCATCCGTGGAACGCCTTTCTGGTCCTGCCCCTGTTCGCCTTCGCCAAGGCGGGCGTCTCCTTCGCCGGCCTGACGATGGATCAGGCCTTCGCGCCCCTGGTCGTCGCCATCGCCCTGGGCCTGTTCCTGGGCAAGCAGATCGGCGTGTTCGGCGCCGCCTGGCTGGCCTCGGCGCTGAAGATCGGCGCGCGGCCGACGGACGCCGGCTGGATGCAGGTCTATGGGGTGTCGCTGCTGTGCGGCGTCGGCTTCACCATGAGCCTGTTCATCGGCGTACTGGCCTTCCCCGGCGCGGTCGACAGCCCCGAACAGGTCGAGGTCAAGCTGGGCGTCATCGGCGGCTCGATCCTGTCGGCGGTGGCGGCGGCCCTGGTGCTGGGTCTGGCGGGGCGGGCGCGCCGCGTCGATCCCGTCGCCTTGAAACCCGAGGTGGAGCCGCAGGGGCCGAAAACAGCAGAAAAACTGACCTAA
- a CDS encoding YdiU family protein: protein MPVSPAYRPDPRFFDLGPDYSDAVQAADFPQTILRFRNDRAAADVGLETLTDAEWIAAFGRFQPLPGQPAPVAMRYHGHQFRHYNPDLGDGRGFLAAQMRETPQAAARHERGDRPRLMDLGTKGSGQTPWSRNGDGRLTLKGGVREVLAAAMLEAQGVPTSRAFSLIETGEALERGDEPSPTRSAVLVRLSHSHVRFGTFQRAAYLGRTDQTEALLEHVRSLYHPLVAPGDVSGLLRAMVEASARLTARWVAAGFVHGVLNTDNLNVTGESFDYGPWRFLPHYDPAFTAAYFDQTGLYAFARQPEAVFWNLTQLAGALKPVADGPEGLTEALNSFGPAYIRELRAAFLMRLGVNSLGEAADQRLLDATLALLRENGEAMRWEPLFFDWFGGFASSARALSGPRAKLYQGEAFDAFRFALMEHEPDRIDRLEHPMFTAREPEEMLIDEVETIWAAIATDDDWSPLNAKLARLEAARTAWAFNE from the coding sequence ATGCCCGTCTCACCCGCCTATCGCCCCGACCCGCGCTTCTTCGACCTCGGCCCGGACTATTCCGACGCGGTGCAGGCGGCGGACTTTCCCCAGACGATCCTGCGGTTCCGCAACGACCGGGCCGCCGCCGACGTCGGGCTGGAGACGCTGACGGATGCGGAATGGATCGCCGCCTTCGGCCGGTTCCAGCCCCTGCCCGGTCAGCCCGCGCCGGTCGCCATGCGATACCACGGGCATCAGTTCCGCCACTACAATCCCGATCTGGGCGACGGTCGCGGCTTCCTGGCCGCGCAGATGCGGGAAACGCCTCAAGCAGCCGCGCGCCACGAGCGCGGCGATAGGCCAAGATTAATGGACCTGGGAACGAAAGGCTCGGGCCAGACGCCGTGGTCGCGAAACGGCGACGGGCGCCTCACACTGAAGGGTGGGGTGCGCGAGGTGCTGGCGGCGGCCATGCTGGAGGCCCAAGGCGTTCCCACCAGCCGCGCCTTCTCGCTGATCGAAACCGGCGAGGCGCTGGAACGCGGGGACGAGCCCTCGCCCACTCGATCGGCTGTTCTGGTGCGTTTGTCGCACAGCCATGTCCGGTTCGGAACCTTCCAGCGCGCCGCCTATCTGGGCCGCACCGACCAGACCGAAGCCCTGCTGGAGCACGTCCGCAGCCTGTATCACCCGCTGGTCGCCCCGGGAGACGTGTCCGGCCTGCTGCGCGCCATGGTCGAGGCCTCGGCCAGGCTGACGGCCCGCTGGGTCGCCGCGGGCTTTGTCCACGGGGTGCTGAACACCGACAATCTGAACGTGACGGGCGAAAGCTTCGACTATGGGCCGTGGCGGTTCCTGCCGCACTATGACCCGGCCTTCACCGCCGCCTATTTCGACCAGACGGGCCTCTACGCCTTCGCGCGCCAGCCCGAGGCCGTGTTCTGGAACCTGACCCAGTTGGCGGGCGCGCTGAAGCCGGTCGCAGACGGACCCGAGGGTTTGACCGAGGCGCTGAACAGTTTCGGCCCCGCCTATATCCGCGAACTGCGCGCCGCCTTCCTGATGCGTCTGGGCGTCAACAGCCTGGGCGAGGCCGCGGACCAGCGCCTGCTGGATGCGACCCTGGCCCTCCTGCGGGAGAACGGCGAGGCCATGCGGTGGGAGCCGTTGTTCTTCGACTGGTTCGGCGGCTTCGCCTCCTCGGCCCGCGCCCTGTCGGGTCCGCGCGCGAAACTGTATCAGGGCGAGGCCTTCGACGCCTTCCGCTTCGCCCTGATGGAGCATGAACCCGACCGCATCGACCGGCTGGAGCACCCGATGTTCACCGCCCGCGAGCCGGAGGAGATGCTGATCGACGAGGTCGAGACGATCTGGGCCGCCATCGCAACCGACGACGACTGGTCGCCCCTGAACGCCAAACTGGCCCGGCTGGAAGCGGCGCGGACGGCGTGGGCGTTCAACGAATGA
- a CDS encoding helix-turn-helix transcriptional regulator, with protein MKPLTNRVRDLRSRQSLSVAQLAGQIGISRLTLRAVEAGLYTPSLPLAVRVARALNHPVEDLFAI; from the coding sequence ATGAAGCCGCTGACCAACCGGGTGCGTGATCTGCGAAGCCGCCAGAGTCTTTCGGTCGCGCAACTGGCCGGTCAGATCGGCATCTCGCGCCTGACCCTGCGCGCGGTGGAGGCTGGCCTCTACACGCCATCCCTGCCTCTTGCGGTCCGCGTGGCCCGCGCCCTGAACCATCCGGTCGAAGACCTCTTCGCCATCTGA
- a CDS encoding MerR family DNA-binding transcriptional regulator — protein MATADDHRTYSIRQLCREFGATARALRFYEDKGLLTPARKGQTRVYDARDRARLKLILRGRRIGFTLQEIQDMMDLYDQKDHNVHQMAVALVRHRAQIAALKQQLEDIEGAIETAETACAWMESKLSEHRPDLLPGAEDYERLLKSRLNHDHHPFKARA, from the coding sequence ATGGCCACAGCCGACGATCACAGAACCTATTCCATTCGCCAGCTGTGCCGCGAGTTCGGCGCCACGGCGCGGGCCCTGCGTTTCTATGAGGACAAGGGCCTTCTGACCCCGGCGCGCAAGGGTCAGACGCGGGTCTATGACGCCCGCGACCGCGCCCGGCTGAAACTGATCCTGAGGGGCCGCCGCATCGGCTTCACCCTGCAGGAGATCCAGGACATGATGGATCTGTATGATCAGAAGGACCACAACGTCCATCAGATGGCCGTCGCCCTGGTCCGCCACCGCGCCCAGATCGCGGCGCTGAAACAACAGCTCGAAGACATCGAAGGCGCCATCGAGACGGCGGAAACCGCCTGCGCCTGGATGGAATCCAAACTGTCCGAACACCGTCCCGACCTGCTGCCGGGCGCGGAAGACTATGAGCGGCTGCTGAAGTCGCGCCTCAACCACGACCATCACCCCTTCAAAGCAAGAGCGTAA
- a CDS encoding TonB-dependent receptor produces MRRNLHLRTTVSAAAVIGAVAFGFAGAAAAQEAPATVDDIIVTAQKREQSLQDVPIVVTTLSQELLQGAGVQDIKDLQILTPGMTVTSTQSEASTTVRIRGAGTVGDNPGLESSVGVVIDGVYRSRNSVGFGDLGELSRIEVLKGPQGTLFGKNTSAGVINIITERPSFDPSISAELTGGNFGAIGGSVSVTGGLTDQIAGRLFVAHRERDGFYDVNNGDGPNSKTDDQTQDYWTTRGQLLILPNDNTSIRLIADYTKREEYCCVAVQTRVGPTQAFIAALTAPNGQGQASPAAGFGTVPFSRLAYSNRETPQEIEDMGLSAEANIDFPSINATLTSLTSWRDWSFQQGMDLDYTGADILHRANDGSNGYGVGNLTQELRLAGTTGKFDWLVGLFATRETVYRDDSYVYGSDYNAFASLLLTATVPAAFGGPSPSRLGCFTNPNGFLVGTTGALAGQPLCVLGLVPPSAAAPGFAAGKAYEDHYSQKSESVALFTNNTYHVTEAFDINLGLRYTYDSKRLLGVQDNLGSNGAACGGALANNLAPSLPGSPIPGTANVKTPAAALGLLCLPWSNPLYDGRRIQEKFNDTDVSGTIKASYRFNPSIMVYGSYARGYKGAGYNMDRVQTGVTPDASLFFKAETVDSYEAGVKTTLFNRTMLLNLTYFDQKFENFQLNTFLGTAFVVESIPELTSRGVDADMVWFTPVEGLTFQGGVTYTDAKYGRFTAADMSSPGRFPQLSLLPGARASFAPEWSLTGALAFDRSLGGGLRGGFNLSAKYSTDYNTGSDLLPYKHQDAFTVVNGRVSIGSEDERWTVEVWGQNLLQEEYTQVGFAAPLQGTAFANTTTPQADGTYYNKATDTATYNAYLGAPRTYGVTLKVKY; encoded by the coding sequence ATGCGCCGCAATCTTCACCTCAGGACCACCGTGTCCGCCGCCGCCGTGATCGGCGCCGTCGCCTTCGGCTTCGCCGGGGCCGCCGCCGCGCAGGAAGCGCCCGCCACCGTCGACGACATCATCGTCACCGCCCAGAAACGCGAACAGAGCCTGCAGGACGTGCCGATCGTGGTCACCACCCTGTCGCAGGAACTGCTGCAGGGCGCGGGCGTCCAGGACATCAAGGACCTGCAGATCCTGACGCCCGGCATGACCGTCACCTCGACCCAGTCGGAGGCCTCCACCACCGTCCGCATCCGCGGCGCCGGCACAGTCGGCGACAACCCCGGCCTGGAAAGCTCGGTCGGCGTGGTGATCGACGGCGTCTATCGCTCGCGCAACTCGGTCGGCTTCGGCGACCTGGGCGAACTGAGCCGCATCGAGGTGCTGAAGGGGCCGCAGGGCACCCTGTTCGGCAAGAACACCTCGGCCGGCGTCATCAACATCATCACCGAGCGCCCGTCGTTCGATCCGTCCATCTCGGCGGAGCTGACCGGCGGCAACTTCGGCGCCATCGGCGGTTCGGTCTCCGTCACGGGCGGCCTGACCGACCAGATCGCCGGCCGCCTGTTCGTCGCCCACCGCGAGCGTGACGGCTTTTACGACGTCAACAACGGCGATGGTCCCAACAGCAAGACCGACGACCAGACCCAGGATTACTGGACCACGCGCGGCCAACTGCTGATCCTGCCCAACGACAACACCTCCATCCGCCTGATCGCCGACTATACCAAGCGTGAGGAATACTGCTGCGTCGCCGTGCAGACCCGCGTCGGTCCGACCCAGGCCTTCATCGCCGCCCTGACCGCCCCGAACGGCCAGGGTCAGGCCTCGCCTGCCGCCGGCTTCGGCACGGTGCCCTTCTCGCGCCTGGCCTATTCGAACCGCGAGACGCCGCAAGAGATCGAGGACATGGGGCTGTCGGCGGAAGCCAACATCGACTTCCCCAGCATCAACGCCACCCTGACCTCGCTGACCTCGTGGCGGGACTGGTCGTTCCAGCAGGGGATGGACCTGGATTACACCGGCGCCGACATCCTGCACCGGGCCAACGACGGCTCCAACGGTTACGGCGTCGGCAACCTGACCCAGGAACTGCGCCTGGCCGGCACGACGGGCAAGTTCGACTGGCTGGTCGGCTTGTTCGCCACGCGTGAGACCGTCTATCGCGACGACAGCTATGTCTATGGTTCGGACTACAACGCCTTCGCCTCCCTGCTGCTGACGGCGACGGTGCCGGCGGCCTTCGGCGGCCCCAGCCCGTCGCGCCTGGGCTGTTTCACCAACCCCAACGGCTTCCTGGTCGGCACGACCGGCGCCCTGGCCGGCCAACCCCTGTGCGTGCTGGGCCTGGTTCCGCCCAGCGCCGCCGCCCCCGGCTTCGCGGCCGGCAAGGCCTATGAGGACCACTATTCCCAGAAGTCGGAATCGGTCGCCCTGTTCACCAACAACACCTACCATGTGACCGAGGCCTTCGACATCAACCTGGGCCTGCGCTACACCTACGACAGCAAGCGTCTGCTGGGCGTGCAGGACAATCTGGGCAGCAATGGCGCTGCCTGCGGCGGCGCCCTGGCGAACAACCTCGCGCCGTCCCTGCCGGGCTCGCCGATCCCCGGCACGGCGAATGTGAAGACCCCGGCTGCGGCTCTGGGCCTGCTGTGCCTGCCCTGGTCGAACCCCCTGTACGACGGTCGCCGCATCCAGGAGAAGTTCAACGACACCGACGTCTCCGGCACGATCAAGGCGTCGTACCGCTTCAACCCCTCGATCATGGTCTATGGTTCGTATGCGCGCGGCTACAAGGGCGCGGGCTACAACATGGACCGGGTGCAGACGGGCGTGACCCCGGACGCCTCGCTGTTCTTCAAGGCCGAGACGGTCGACAGCTATGAGGCGGGGGTCAAGACGACCCTGTTCAACCGCACCATGCTGCTGAACCTGACCTATTTCGACCAGAAGTTCGAGAACTTCCAGCTGAACACCTTCCTGGGGACCGCCTTCGTGGTGGAATCCATCCCCGAACTGACGTCGCGCGGCGTCGACGCCGACATGGTCTGGTTCACCCCGGTCGAGGGCCTGACCTTCCAGGGCGGCGTGACCTATACCGACGCCAAATACGGCCGCTTCACCGCCGCCGACATGTCCAGCCCCGGCCGCTTCCCGCAGCTGTCGCTGCTGCCGGGGGCGCGCGCCTCGTTCGCCCCGGAATGGTCGCTGACCGGCGCCCTGGCCTTCGACCGCTCGCTGGGCGGGGGCCTGCGCGGCGGGTTCAACCTGTCGGCCAAATATTCGACCGACTACAACACCGGCTCGGACCTGTTGCCCTACAAGCATCAGGACGCCTTCACCGTGGTCAACGGCCGCGTGTCGATCGGGTCGGAAGACGAACGCTGGACCGTCGAGGTCTGGGGCCAGAACCTGCTGCAGGAAGAATACACCCAGGTCGGCTTCGCCGCCCCGCTGCAGGGCACGGCCTTCGCCAACACCACGACGCCCCAGGCGGACGGCACCTATTACAACAAGGCCACCGACACGGCGACCTACAACGCCTACCTCGGCGCCCCGCGCACCTATGGGGTGACACTAAAGGTCAAATACTGA